Proteins encoded within one genomic window of Polypterus senegalus isolate Bchr_013 chromosome 6, ASM1683550v1, whole genome shotgun sequence:
- the LOC120530542 gene encoding gamma-crystallin M2-like, with product MGKIIFYEDRNFQGRYYECSSDCADLQSYFSRCNSIRVESGCWMVYERPNYMGYQYFLKRGEYPDYQRWMGFNDCVRSCRVIPQHRGSYRMRVYERENFGGQMMEFMDDCESVQDRFRYQDIHSCNVMDGYWIMYEQPHYRGRQYFLRPGEYRRYTDWGGMNPRIGSFKHITDFC from the exons ATGGGAAAG ATCATCTTCTACGAGGACAGGAACTTCCAGGGCCGATACTATGAGTGTAGCAGCGACTGTGCTGACCTTCAAAGCTACTTCAGTCGTTGTAACTCCATCCGGGTGGAGAGCGGCTGCTGGATGGTCTATGAGCGCCCCAACTACATGGGCTATCAGTACTTCCTGAAAAGAGGCGAGTATCCTGACTACCAGCGCTGGATGGGATTCAATGACTGTGTGCGCTCCTGCCGTGTTATTCCCCAA cACAGAGGATCGTACAGAATGAGAGTTTATGAAAGGGAAAACTTTGGTGGTCAGATGATGGAGTTCATGGATGACTGCGAATCTGTTCAGGATCGCTTCCGTTATCAAGACATCCACTCCTGCAATGTGATGGATGGCTACTGGATCATGTATGAGCAGCCCCACTACAGAGGACGGCAGTATTTCCTGAGGCCTGGCGAGTACAGGAGATACACTGACTGGGGAGGCATGAACCCTAGGATTGGATCCTTCAAGCATATCACAGATTTCTGTTAA